The sequence CATTGGTCGGGATCAGACAAGAAAGAAGACTACTCACGGCTATGGCCACGAGTAATCTTGCGCGACGATCTCGTGGTGATGTGAGCCATGTCGTTGAAGAAGCGTGGAAAGAAGAGAAGATGTGGAGAAGTGAGAGCGACATATCACCTCGCTAGATAGAACAGTACAGACACTAGGACATGAACCTTCGGTAAGAAAAAGAGGTATCCCCCCGAATATTTTAGGGCAATGACACATATCGACTCTTTGCGTGAGGTCTTAAGCCTGCTGCTTATTGGCGATTGTCTCTCCGTTTTGGACGAAACTGCTGTTGTAGAATCTTCTTACGCAAGCGAATCGATTGGGGAGTGATTTCGACGAGTTCATCATCCGCAATCCACTCCAAGCCAGCTTCGAGTCCCATTTCACGTGGTGGCGAAAGTTGGATATTCTCATCGCGCCCCGCGGCTCGCATATTGGTCAGCTTCTTCTCGCGACATGCGTTTACATCGAGGTCGGTATCACGCGAATACTCGCCAATAATCATCCCCTCATAGACCGGTGTTCCAGGCGGAACGAAGAGTATCCCTCGTTCTTGCAAATGAAAAAGGGCATACGGCACCGCTGGTCCTTCACGATCAGAAACCAGAGCGCCATTCACGCGGCTCTGGATATTCCCTTGCCAGGGGGCATATCCATTGAACAGGGCATTGATGATACCAGTTCCCCGTGTATCGGTGAGAAAATGTGAACGAAAGCCGATCAACCCGCGGGACGGCACGGAGAATTCAAGGCGCACGCGTCCGCCGGAACCTTCATGCTCCATCTTTGTCATCACCCCACGGCGGACCGCTAGCAGTTGCGTGACCACACCAATATATTCTTCTGGCACATCGACAAAAAGCAACTCCATGGGCTCTTGCTCGATCCCATCAATCTGTTTGGTAACCACCGTCGGTTTTGATACTTGCAGTTCGTAGCCTTCACGACGCATGGTCTCGATCAGGATTGCCAGCTGCAACTCACCACGCCCAAGCACGCGAAAAGAGTCAGGCAGGTCCATATCTTCCACTCGCAGGCTGACATTTTTGCGCACTTCGGCTTCGAGACGCTCGCGAATTTTTCGTGACGTGACAAACTGCCCCTCTCGCCCAGACCAGGGAGAGGTATTCACGCCGAAAATCATCGAAATGGTCGGCTCGTCAACACGAATAGCCGGAAGCGGCTTGGGGGACTCACGATCCGAAACGGTTTCGCCGATTTGAATTTCTTCGATGCCAGCAATGGCGACGACTTCACCCGCTTTGGCCTCAGCGATTTCTACGCGCTTGAGTCCTTGCCAGGTATAGAGTTGCACGATCTTACATGGCACCTGAGAGCCGTCCAGACGACAAAGCGTGTACAATCCCGCAGTTTTCAGTACCCCATTAACGACGCGTCCGATGGCTAGGCGGCCCACATAGTCATTGTAATCAAGATTGTTGGCCTGAAACTGCGCAGTCGCCGTTGGATTGCTCACTGGTCCAGGCAAGGTCGAGACAATCAGATCAAACAACGGCCGGAGGTCGTCCGACTCTTCAGCGAGGTTGCGTTTGGCAACTCCGGCTCGGGCATTGGTATAGACAACGGGAAATTCCAGTTGTTCCTCAGTGGCATCGAGATCAATGAACAAATCATAGACCTCGTTAAGGACTTCATTAATACGAGCATCAGGGCGATCAATCTTGTTGATACAGACAATCGGTGGCAAGCCAGCTTCAAGGGCTTTTTTCAAGACAAAGCGCGTCTGCGGCAGTGGGCCTTCTGAGGCATCGACCAGCAACATGACTCCATCGACCATCGCCAAGGCGCGTTCGACTTCACCGCCGAAATCGGCATGTCCTGGTGTATCGACGAAGTTGATTTTCACTCCGCTATACGTGAGAGCAGCGTTCTTCGCGAGAATCGTAATCCCGCGTTCGCGCTCCAGCTCAAATGAATCCATCACGCGTTCAATAACTTGTTCCTTCACCCGGAAAGTTCCACTCTGCCGTAGGAGCGCATCAATCAGGGTCGTTTTTCCGTGGTCAACATGGGCGATGATGGCAACATTACGAATATCATCGCGCCGTGGCGTGCCGTTCTGCAATGGGATCCTCCTTACGAATTGGGAAAAAGAGGTCAGAGAGAGCTGACCTCATATAAAGATATTTGACCGAACAAAACTATTGTGCCGGATTTCTTATCGAAAGTCAGCCAGGATTAACGTTTTCCCCTCACGAGGTTAAAGGTCTTTCTCGTAGCGTCGATACCATAAAGACGGGAAAGTCTGGGGAATGTTAGCATACACCCGAGTTTTCACCTAATCCCAGGGCTCCCCCCGATAGGAGGTTCAAGCTGTTCTGCATCCATATGATGTGCACAGAACCCTGGCTGAACACACATCGGAAAGTTCATTCAGTAACTTGACGAGAAGTGAGACTATGCCTATGCAGCAGAAACATAAAGGGATGCAACGCCCCAAATCGGGCGGAGAAAAGTCAGTTCCGACCACAACACGGGAGAGAGCCGCGCGCGCCAAAACGGCTTCTAGCGCCCACCCTAAAACATCCCAGGACCACACCAGCACGAAGCCGGTACCACAAAACAGCCAACGCCAGGCCTCCTACGTCAAAGAGACGTCGACATCATCCTCTTCTCTCGAATTTCGCTCCTGTTCACTCGTTGGCCCTGATGGGCAAAAACGTCCAGGCTGGGAATTATGGGTGAACGGAATGATGTTTGGCCGGGCAGATTCAAAAGAGACGTTACTTGCCTACCATGCACGCTTATATGAGCCACTCCCAAGTGGTCATTGGAAAGATCGAGCTTGGCAGCCAATAAAGAAGAAACCAGTAGGAAAGCGTACGGCGGAAGAACCAGCGTCCCGCTTCGATGACGAAGAGGCAGAGCCCGAACTCGAAGTGGAAAGCTCTTGGACCGAATAATCTCCGGGGCACGGCATGCCGTGCCCCGGTTCCTTCTACAGGGTAAAGATGTGCACAGACGCGACAGCGTTCTCGTTTCCTAGCACGCCACCGCCATTTTCCGTCAGTCCAACTTTGGCTCCTGCCACCTGACGTTTGCCAGCTTCGCCACGCAACTGCCAAAAGATCTCGGAAATCTGCGCTACACCAGTCGCGCCAACTGGATGGCCTTTGGCAAGAAGACCACCACTGGGATTGACCGGCACTCGACCGCCAAGCGTGGTGACTCCATCATCAATCATTTTGCCACCTTCCCCAGGGCTACACAGACCCAACTCTTCATACACGATCAGTTCGGCTGGTGCGGTCGCATCGTGCACTTCAACAACTTGTACTTCCTGCGGACTGATGCCTGCCATCTTGTAGGCTTTCTGCGCAGCGTTGGTCACAATTCCAGGAGCACCCTCTGCGTGTTGCTGGCTTGAGGCCACAATCGAGGCGCGTACGTAGACCGGCTTGGACGTCAGTTGACGCGCTTTCTCAGCCGTCGTGATCACGACGGCAGCAGCCCCGTCACCAATCGGCGAACACATCATGCGTGTGAGTGGCTCTGCAATCAGTGGCGCGGCAAGAATATCTTCCATTGTACGAGGAGTCTGAAACTGCGCATGAGGATTGAGGCTCCCGTTGGTGTGATTCTTTGCGGCGATACGGGCAAATTGCTCGCGGGTCGTGCCATAGCGTGCCATGTGGGCTCGTGCGAGATTGGCGTAATAGTCCATAAACACACTGCGCGACTCACCAGCGCCAGCAGCCTGCTCTCCGCTCATTTGCCGGGCAAATTCATCGGCGATTTCAAGGTCAATCGCACTGCCAATGGCCTCGAAGGTTTTCTTCTTGTCAGGATGAAAGAGTTTTTCCATGCCCACTGCGAGTACGGTGTCATACATTCCCGAGGCCACATACAGCCACGCCAAATGGAAGGCCGTTGAGGAGCTAGCACAGGCATTCTCAGTGTTGATAACCGGAATCCCACCGATACCCATTTCGCGTAATACTACCTGGCCGCGGATACATTCTTGTCCGGTGATAAGGCCAGCGACGGCGTTCCCAACAGCCGCAGCTTCAATCGTTTCTTTCTCTATCCCTGCCGCTCGCAGTGCATTTTCTACCGCTTCGCGTGCGAGATCCTTCATGCTGCGATCTTGATGTTTACCAAAGCGGGTCATGCCCGCACCAACAACAGCAACTTGTCGCATACTGGCCTCCTTCGTCTCACGTGATAGGGTGCAAAGTCTAGCAGGTGAAACAGCGAACAGGAAGGAGCATGAATTATGGATGATGCATTGGCGGTCGTGGGACAGTGGGTCGGTCTCGTCAAAGCCGCAAAGTTTGCGATGGCGGAGATCAGTCGCGACTGCGAAGAACGGGTAGCCAACGGGACCGTGACGATGGAAGATGACTTCCGCGAAGCGGTCGATTCAATCTTTGAAGCGTTAAGTTCGCTCCAAGTGCAACTCGAAGAGCAAGCGACCGCGATGGAACAAGAACTCGAAGATGAAGAGGAATAGATTTTTTTCACTTCTTGACATATCAAAAAAAATTGATATATTCTTCCCATGACTTCGGCTGCAAAAAAAGCTACTTTTCCGTTACGAGAAGATTTCGTCCCACGAGTGGCGCGGTGGTTTCACGCCCTGTCTGACGAGACCCGGTTACGAATCGTTGATCGACTGAGCGATGGAGAAAAGTGCGTGTGTGATTTAACCGACCTGCTTGACTCTGCTCAGTCGCGCCTCTCGTTTCATCTGAAAACGCTGAAAGACGCCGGTATCTTAAAGGACCGTCGCGAAGGACGCTGGGTGTATTACGCCTTAAATCCTGAGGTCGTCGAAGACTTGGAACACTTCCTCTGTTCGCTCACTGACTGTTGCCGGGAACTCAGGAAGAAAGCACCCGCATGTTGTAACTAAAGCCTCTTTTTTTGCCCTTATTCATCAATTTTTCTTGATACATATAGGGAGACTGACTATGCCACCATCACAGCGATGACGAGGAATTTCCTAGTTTCCATTCATCAATTTTTCTTGATTTTAATGAAGGAGAATGACAATGGCACAGAATACATTTCATGTTGCACTCACAGTGAAAGATCTTCCAACGGCGATTGAACAGTATAAAAAGATCCTAGGCAGAGAGCCAGCAAAAGTGAAACCTGATTATGCCAAGTTTGAACTCAGTGACCCGCCAGTGATTCTGTCGTTGAATCCTGGGCCAGGGGAACCAGGAACAGTCAGC is a genomic window of Deltaproteobacteria bacterium containing:
- the typA gene encoding translational GTPase TypA; its protein translation is MQNGTPRRDDIRNVAIIAHVDHGKTTLIDALLRQSGTFRVKEQVIERVMDSFELERERGITILAKNAALTYSGVKINFVDTPGHADFGGEVERALAMVDGVMLLVDASEGPLPQTRFVLKKALEAGLPPIVCINKIDRPDARINEVLNEVYDLFIDLDATEEQLEFPVVYTNARAGVAKRNLAEESDDLRPLFDLIVSTLPGPVSNPTATAQFQANNLDYNDYVGRLAIGRVVNGVLKTAGLYTLCRLDGSQVPCKIVQLYTWQGLKRVEIAEAKAGEVVAIAGIEEIQIGETVSDRESPKPLPAIRVDEPTISMIFGVNTSPWSGREGQFVTSRKIRERLEAEVRKNVSLRVEDMDLPDSFRVLGRGELQLAILIETMRREGYELQVSKPTVVTKQIDGIEQEPMELLFVDVPEEYIGVVTQLLAVRRGVMTKMEHEGSGGRVRLEFSVPSRGLIGFRSHFLTDTRGTGIINALFNGYAPWQGNIQSRVNGALVSDREGPAVPYALFHLQERGILFVPPGTPVYEGMIIGEYSRDTDLDVNACREKKLTNMRAAGRDENIQLSPPREMGLEAGLEWIADDELVEITPQSIRLRKKILQQQFRPKRRDNRQ
- a CDS encoding thiolase family protein; the protein is MRQVAVVGAGMTRFGKHQDRSMKDLAREAVENALRAAGIEKETIEAAAVGNAVAGLITGQECIRGQVVLREMGIGGIPVINTENACASSSTAFHLAWLYVASGMYDTVLAVGMEKLFHPDKKKTFEAIGSAIDLEIADEFARQMSGEQAAGAGESRSVFMDYYANLARAHMARYGTTREQFARIAAKNHTNGSLNPHAQFQTPRTMEDILAAPLIAEPLTRMMCSPIGDGAAAVVITTAEKARQLTSKPVYVRASIVASSQQHAEGAPGIVTNAAQKAYKMAGISPQEVQVVEVHDATAPAELIVYEELGLCSPGEGGKMIDDGVTTLGGRVPVNPSGGLLAKGHPVGATGVAQISEIFWQLRGEAGKRQVAGAKVGLTENGGGVLGNENAVASVHIFTL
- a CDS encoding winged helix-turn-helix transcriptional regulator translates to MTSAAKKATFPLREDFVPRVARWFHALSDETRLRIVDRLSDGEKCVCDLTDLLDSAQSRLSFHLKTLKDAGILKDRREGRWVYYALNPEVVEDLEHFLCSLTDCCRELRKKAPACCN